In the Ferribacterium limneticum genome, GCCGGACTAGGGGGCGGCGTGCTCGTTACATCTGCTGTTCTTCTGCAAGCTCAATGCGGCGGGCTTGCTGCTCGTCGGCTGTCATTGCTGCCCATGGTTTCCAATTGCTTTCAAGGTTGATATAGCTCCCATCCTGCTCGCTGCAAACGATGAATTCGGCGAGTACGGCCATTGCGCCAGCCGCTTGCTCAGAAAGAGGCCCTGCGCTAGAGAGAATTGCGGCCATAGTGGCATGCTGCTTGGCAAAATATTCATCATCAGTTTGCTTGCCAATAGTCCAGTCGATAGAAGGAAGCATGCTCAGCACGGCCCGGCAGGCCAATGCGCCATCGCGATATTCACTCATGGCAAAGTTCCTTTTGAAGATTTTCAAGACATTCAATAAGTCGAGACGTTTGCCCACTATCTGAAAGCCTATCCTCTAACACCTCAGCTATGCCATGGGCGGTGGTGCCAGCCTCAATGCGGTCTGTCAAGACCGATGCGAGAGAGTATTGACGAAGGTTTTCGGCCAATATTTCTGCAGCCATTTCAGCTGCAAGAGCAATCCGCTTATTTAAGTCGCTGTTGAGAGTAATATTTTCGGTAGCCATTTTCGGAACTCCAATAAGTTGCGTTGTGGTCAGGGCTTGCCTCGCGTTGCAGTCGCTTGGCTTGCCCGCTTTGCCTGATTCCGTCAGGCGGCGGTATTGCCTCGCAGCGGAATGACATCTGCCCCCGCTTTCAACTTATCCAGGTAGTCAGCCCATAGCTGCATCATCGCCTTGCGCTCTTTCAGGAACTTGGTGCGGTTGTAAGCAGTGCCAAGGGCATCAGACACTTGGTGGGCGAGCTGGTGCTCGATTACTTCCGGTTTGACGTGCAGTTCTTCGTGCAGGATGGTCCGTGCCATCGCTCTGAAGCCGTGCCCCGTGATTTCGGTCTTGGTGTCGTACCCCATGCGTCGTAGGGCAGCATTTACCGCAGCATCGCTCATGGGCAACTTGGGATCACGCCCGGGGAATACGTGGGGGCCATGGCCTGTCAGTGCGTGCAGCTCTCGCAGGGTGGCAACCGCTTGCGAAGCCAGCGGAACAAGATGCTCTGTCTTTGTTTTGTTGATGAAATAGCGCCATTCCCCTTTATCCAGGTCGAAACCATCCCAGGCGGCCTTGCGCAGCTCGCCAGGGCGAACGAAAAGCAGGGGGGCGAGCAGTAGGGCGCTGCGAACAACGAACGTTCCTTTGAACCCGTCAATAGCCCGTAGCAATTCGCCGACGCCCTTGGGGTCGGTAATGGATGGAAGGTTTTCTGTCTTGGGGGCCGGGATGGCTCCCCGCAGGTCTGGGCAGGGGTCGCGATCCGCCCGGCCGGTGGCGATGGCATAACGAAAGCACTGGCTGATTTCGCTTTTCGCCTTATGTGCCGTGTAGCGTGCTCCCCGCGCATCGATGCGGCGTAGCACTGTCAGGATTTCAGGGGCAGTAATTTCAGCTATTGGCCGGCTGCCTATCCAGGGGAAAACATCTTTCTCAAGGCGAGCAAGGGCTTTCTTGTATTGAGCCTCTTCGACGTTGCTGCGCTTGTTCTCCAACCATTCGCGGCAGATGATCTCGAAACTATTGGCAGACAACTCAACCCGAGCCGCCTTGGTTGCCTTGCGCTGCTGGCTTGGGTCAATGCCTTCAGCAAGCATGCTGCGCGCTGTGTCGCGATCACTACGGGCCTTCTTCAGGCTGGTTTCAGGATAGACGCCAAGCGATAACAGTTTTTCCTTGCCGTCGATACGAAACTTCAGGCGCCACCATTTCGACCCGTTGGGGCTTACTAGCAGAAACAGCCCTTTTTCATCGGCCAGTTTGTAGGGCTTTTCAGTCGGTTTTGCTGTTCGAATGGCCGTATCGGTCAATGGCATGGCTGTTACTCCGTCGAAACGTCGAAGATGCGCCGTAGCCAGTGGGGGTAAGTGTTTGGGGGTAACACCCTTGGGGGTAGGTGCCGTTACCCCCAGAGTTACCCCCACTAAGGCCCGGATTTGTTCGAATCATTCTGGACCGTGCTGGAACGAAAGGCAACAAAAAACCCGCACTGGGGCGGGTTCTCTGGACTTGCTCGGACTTCTTAAAACACCTTACTGGTGCCCCGGGCCAGACTCGAACTGGCACACCTTTCGGCGGCGGATTTTGAATCCGCTGCGTCTACCGATTCCGCCACCGGGGCGAGTGGAGGCCGGATTATCCATGAATCACTTCTTTGGTTCAAGCGCTTCGCTGCATGGAAATGCTTTTGCCAGTGCGCCGGCGACCAGGGTGGCCGTGCTCATGGTCGTGTTGGGCGGCACGCGTTCGACATGGATGACCACGGCGCGGACCAGTCGCATCGATAGATCCGGGTCGTTTGGCAGGCAGAAGGCGTTGAGTTTGACGCCGATCTTCTCGGCCAGATAGTCGCTGATGGCATAGCTGTCAGCGAAGCCGGCGACGTAAGCGATGCAACGAGCGCTGCGAATCGACTGGAAAGGGTCGCTGCTCTTTTGCCGGGCGTACATTTCTTCGGCAGCCTGACAGTC is a window encoding:
- a CDS encoding tyrosine-type recombinase/integrase: MGVTLGVTAPTPKGVTPKHLPPLATAHLRRFDGVTAMPLTDTAIRTAKPTEKPYKLADEKGLFLLVSPNGSKWWRLKFRIDGKEKLLSLGVYPETSLKKARSDRDTARSMLAEGIDPSQQRKATKAARVELSANSFEIICREWLENKRSNVEEAQYKKALARLEKDVFPWIGSRPIAEITAPEILTVLRRIDARGARYTAHKAKSEISQCFRYAIATGRADRDPCPDLRGAIPAPKTENLPSITDPKGVGELLRAIDGFKGTFVVRSALLLAPLLFVRPGELRKAAWDGFDLDKGEWRYFINKTKTEHLVPLASQAVATLRELHALTGHGPHVFPGRDPKLPMSDAAVNAALRRMGYDTKTEITGHGFRAMARTILHEELHVKPEVIEHQLAHQVSDALGTAYNRTKFLKERKAMMQLWADYLDKLKAGADVIPLRGNTAA
- a CDS encoding Rap1a/Tai family immunity protein; this translates as MKYLWLIAALFASQAHAYSPDELRGDCQAAEEMYARQKSSDPFQSIRSARCIAYVAGFADSYAISDYLAEKIGVKLNAFCLPNDPDLSMRLVRAVVIHVERVPPNTTMSTATLVAGALAKAFPCSEALEPKK